The Leptotrichia sp. OH3620_COT-345 region TTATTTTTTATTTATTTTTTATATAATTATTTGTATACAATCTGTTTTGCTATTTTTTGAGATTTTTCTTTTCCTTCCAGTTCTCTTATTATTTCAAGAGCAAAATCAATCGCTGTTCCGGCTCCCCTACTTGTAATTATATTCCCGTCCGTTACTACATTTTCTTTTGTCAGAACAGCTCCTTTTTCTACTATTTCTTCCTCACATGACGGAAAACATATCGCTTTTTTCCCTTTCAATATTCCCAATCTTGATAGAATTGTCGGTGCTGCACAAATTGCAGCCACTTTTTTTCTTTCAGAAAATTCTTTTACTTTTTCAAGTAGTTTTTTTGATTTCATATAATTATCTGTTCCCGGTCCTCCAGGTAAAACTAACATTTTGTATTCTTCAAAGTCTACATCGTCTATTATTTTATCAGCAAGAACAGTTATTTTTCTTGAACTTATTACATGTTTGTCCTGAGTGATTGAAACTGTATCCACTTCTATTCCGGCTCTTCTAAGTAAATCAACAGGAGCCATTGCTTCAAGTTCTTCAAAGCCTTCTACAAAAAATAGCAATACTTTTATATTTTTATTATCCATATTTTTACCTCTTTCAGATTTGTTATTGTAAAATTTCCTATTTTATACTTAAAAGTTGCTTGAAATTTCATTATTTTATTTAACATTCTATCTAATATTTTATTTTGTTTTAAATCCGTCTTATCATATAAAATATAGTCATTAAAATTAAATATCCGCTGTCTTTTATAATTATTAAATATAAAATAATGAGAGCATATAAAATACGCCCTCTGCTTTTTTATGGTAATAGTTGCTCCAGAACTTCTTCAGGAGTATTTTGTTGTAAAATTAAATCTCTATATTTTTGTGCTTCAACATAACTGCTGTTTCTTATAATTTTTTTAACTTGTAAAGTTGAAGATGCACTCATACTGAATGAATCAAGTCCCATACCGAGGAGCAGTTTAGTTGCTTTTTTATCTCCTGCAAACTCTCCACACATACTTATATTTATATTTGCATCATGAGCTGCATCAATAACTTTCTGAATTGCTTCCAATACTGCCGGATTAAATGAATTATACAAAGAAGATACCATTTCATTTCCTCTGTCTACTGCAAGGAAATATTGTGTCAAATCATTTGTACCGATTGAAAAGAAATCCACTTCTTTAGCAAATTTATATGCAATTATAGCTGTTGAAGGTGTTTCAACCATTATTCCCACTTTTATGTTTCTGTCATATATTTTTCCGATTTCATCAAGTTCTTTTTTACATTCTTCCAAAATGGCATTTGCTTTTCTGATTTCATTTATAGAACTTATCATAGGGTACATTATTTTTATCTGTCCATATTGAGATGCTCTTAATATTGCTCTTAGCTGTGTCTTGAACATATCCTTATTTTCCAATGAAATTCTTATCGCCCTATATCCTAAAAATGGATTCAGTTCCTTAGGTAAATCCAAGTAAGGAAGTTCTTTGTCCCCTCCTATATCCATAGTTCTTATAGTTACAGGCTTTCCTTTCATTTTTTCTGCAACTATTCTATATGCCTGATACTGTTCTTCTTCTGTAGGAAAATGGTCAGAATTCATAAACAGAAATTCCGTTCTGTAAAGTCCTATTCCTGTTGCTCCCGACTCCAACACTGCATCAACATCGTTAGGACTTCCTATATTCCCCCAAATATCGATTTTTCTTCCGTCTAAAGTCACGGCATCTTCATTTATAAGCTTTTT contains the following coding sequences:
- the ptsP gene encoding phosphoenolpyruvate--protein phosphotransferase encodes the protein MKRLTGIGASEGVSIGKVLLFIEEEPVIPEEKPADSTIESELTKLEEGLKKSKTQLIAIREKVKEKMGEDKAAIFDGHIMLLEDEDLIMEVQEKIKAEGMSAAKALNEGIEEYCEMISQLDDPYLRERAADLKDIGKRWLKNLLGLKINDLSNLGPNTIVVTSDLTPSDTAQLDLENCVGFITEVGGKTAHSAIMARSLELPAVVGVKGILGEAKEGQDVIMDGETGELFLNPPTEVITEYEVKRENIKKEKEELKKLINEDAVTLDGRKIDIWGNIGSPNDVDAVLESGATGIGLYRTEFLFMNSDHFPTEEEQYQAYRIVAEKMKGKPVTIRTMDIGGDKELPYLDLPKELNPFLGYRAIRISLENKDMFKTQLRAILRASQYGQIKIMYPMISSINEIRKANAILEECKKELDEIGKIYDRNIKVGIMVETPSTAIIAYKFAKEVDFFSIGTNDLTQYFLAVDRGNEMVSSLYNSFNPAVLEAIQKVIDAAHDANINISMCGEFAGDKKATKLLLGMGLDSFSMSASSTLQVKKIIRNSSYVEAQKYRDLILQQNTPEEVLEQLLP
- a CDS encoding DJ-1 family glyoxalase III codes for the protein MDNKNIKVLLFFVEGFEELEAMAPVDLLRRAGIEVDTVSITQDKHVISSRKITVLADKIIDDVDFEEYKMLVLPGGPGTDNYMKSKKLLEKVKEFSERKKVAAICAAPTILSRLGILKGKKAICFPSCEEEIVEKGAVLTKENVVTDGNIITSRGAGTAIDFALEIIRELEGKEKSQKIAKQIVYK